From the genome of Deinococcus sp. JMULE3, one region includes:
- a CDS encoding MMPL family transporter: protein MRTLGRLVSRHPWAVLLAWLLAAALSLPFAARAPAALTADPAGGLTGSEATRVTDLLRDRFGERDTNTVVLVTRSTPPLGTRDGDATYQRFLDGLEDVPGVTRVTAAQGGGPYRTRSADGTLALTLAQIPLLDGASDTLRRVRAYTARTESAALDIRVTGGQAIADDFTHFAESDTKRSELVALPLIGALLLVVFGALVATGLPLAVGMLSISVAMAALYGLTHVMDVSTFAQSVITMLGLGAGIDYALLMVNRFREELNRTPDPRLAAERTVHTAGRSVTFSGLTVAIAMAGLILPPIAFVRSIGIGGVLAVLLTVLASLTALPALLALLGDRVNHPRFTRLNWAQSGAASGGWTAFARRVTARPWIAVLSSTAFLLLLASPALNIRTGYAGAWGLTPGVESRDTLKAVEALGAGGLLSQFEVILDLKGQRYTPQDRAKFQALVTDLRALPGVKGVLSPFLTPSDLAGTSGGSTDQLAALSALTTRSFSRDRTLLRVTVIPDRTLPAREIPAFERQIRDTIETSGYAYLLGGAPVGGEEFSRAITDSLPTVVLAVFAGTFLLLMVAFRSLLIPLKSILMNALTVGAAIGLVTLIVQEGVLAAPLGIPGDVGVLDASLPVLLFAVMFGLSMDYEIFLLSRVQEEYLAGHPNDEAVVLAVGHTARIITSAAIIMFIVFSAFIFGRVVASKSIGLGLAIAVALDATLVRLVLVPAFLKLAGKWNWWLPAWLDKRLPHIRLEH from the coding sequence ATGCGCACCCTCGGCCGACTCGTCTCCCGGCACCCCTGGGCGGTGCTGCTCGCGTGGCTGCTCGCCGCCGCCCTCAGCCTCCCCTTCGCCGCCCGCGCCCCCGCCGCCCTGACCGCCGACCCCGCCGGGGGCCTGACCGGGTCCGAAGCCACCCGTGTCACCGACCTGCTGCGCGACCGCTTCGGAGAACGCGACACGAACACCGTCGTCCTCGTCACCCGCAGCACCCCGCCCCTGGGCACCCGCGACGGCGACGCCACCTACCAGCGCTTCCTGGACGGCCTGGAGGACGTCCCCGGCGTCACCCGCGTCACCGCCGCGCAGGGAGGCGGCCCCTACCGCACCCGCTCGGCGGACGGCACCCTGGCCCTGACCCTCGCGCAGATTCCACTGCTGGACGGCGCGAGCGACACCCTGCGCCGCGTGCGCGCCTACACCGCGCGGACAGAGAGCGCCGCGCTGGACATCCGCGTCACCGGCGGGCAGGCCATCGCCGACGACTTCACCCACTTCGCCGAGAGCGACACCAAACGCAGCGAACTCGTCGCCCTGCCCCTGATCGGCGCGCTGCTGCTCGTCGTGTTCGGCGCACTCGTCGCCACCGGCCTCCCGCTGGCCGTCGGGATGCTCAGCATCAGCGTCGCCATGGCCGCCCTGTACGGCCTGACGCACGTCATGGACGTCAGCACCTTCGCGCAGAGCGTCATCACCATGCTCGGCCTGGGCGCCGGGATCGACTACGCCCTGCTGATGGTCAACCGCTTCCGGGAGGAACTGAACCGCACGCCCGACCCGCGCCTCGCCGCCGAACGCACCGTCCACACCGCCGGGCGGAGCGTCACCTTCAGCGGCCTGACCGTCGCCATCGCCATGGCAGGCCTGATCCTCCCCCCGATCGCATTCGTGCGCTCCATCGGGATCGGCGGCGTGCTGGCCGTCCTGCTGACCGTCCTCGCCAGCCTCACCGCGCTCCCCGCGCTGCTGGCGCTGCTGGGCGACCGCGTGAACCACCCGCGCTTCACGCGCCTGAACTGGGCGCAGAGCGGCGCCGCGTCCGGCGGGTGGACGGCCTTCGCGCGGCGCGTCACCGCCCGACCCTGGATCGCCGTGCTGAGCAGCACCGCCTTCCTGCTGCTGCTCGCCTCACCCGCCCTGAACATCCGCACCGGGTACGCCGGCGCGTGGGGCCTCACCCCCGGCGTGGAAAGCCGCGACACCCTGAAAGCCGTCGAGGCGCTCGGCGCCGGCGGCCTCCTCAGCCAGTTCGAGGTGATCCTCGACCTGAAAGGACAACGCTACACCCCGCAGGACCGCGCGAAGTTCCAGGCGCTCGTGACGGACCTGCGCGCCCTGCCCGGCGTGAAGGGCGTCCTCAGCCCCTTCCTGACCCCCAGCGACCTCGCGGGCACGAGTGGGGGCAGCACCGACCAGCTCGCCGCGCTGAGCGCCCTGACCACCCGCTCGTTCAGCCGCGACCGGACCCTGCTGCGCGTCACCGTCATCCCCGACCGGACGCTCCCCGCCCGCGAGATTCCCGCCTTCGAACGGCAGATCCGGGACACCATCGAGACCAGTGGCTACGCCTACCTGCTCGGCGGCGCCCCCGTCGGCGGCGAGGAATTCAGCCGCGCCATCACCGACTCCCTGCCCACCGTCGTCCTCGCCGTGTTCGCGGGCACGTTCCTGCTGCTGATGGTCGCGTTCCGCAGCCTCCTGATCCCCCTGAAAAGCATCCTCATGAACGCCCTGACCGTCGGCGCCGCCATCGGCCTCGTCACCCTGATCGTGCAGGAGGGCGTCCTGGCCGCACCGCTGGGCATTCCCGGCGACGTCGGCGTGCTCGACGCCAGCCTGCCGGTGCTGCTGTTCGCCGTGATGTTCGGCCTCAGCATGGACTACGAGATCTTCCTGCTGTCCCGCGTGCAGGAGGAATACCTCGCCGGGCACCCCAACGACGAAGCCGTCGTCCTCGCCGTCGGCCACACCGCCCGCATCATCACCTCGGCCGCCATCATCATGTTCATCGTCTTCAGCGCCTTCATCTTCGGCCGCGTCGTCGCCAGTAAAAGCATCGGCCTGGGCCTCGCCATCGCCGTCGCCCTCGACGCCACCCTCGTCCGCCTCGTCCTCGTCCCCGCCTTCCTGAAACTCGCCGGAAAGTGGAACTGGTGGCTCCCCGCGTGGCTCGACAAGCGCCTGCCGCACATCCGCCTCGAACACTGA
- a CDS encoding DedA family protein has product MAEWVQNLMDSMGYLGILLLMVLENVFPPIPSELIMPSAGFAASRGDLNLVLVILMGTLGSVIGTLPLYYVGRAFGEERLVAWADKHGKWLTLSGKDIRRADDWFDRHGSKAVLFGRMVPGIRSLLSLPAGMSEMPMGKFLLFSAIGSGMWASLLAGAGFLLGEHYDRVEEYVGPASRIILGMLAVAAVAWFLRRKREQEHAEV; this is encoded by the coding sequence ATGGCTGAGTGGGTTCAGAATTTGATGGACAGCATGGGGTACCTGGGGATCCTGCTGTTGATGGTGCTGGAGAACGTGTTTCCGCCGATTCCGAGTGAGTTGATCATGCCGTCGGCGGGGTTCGCGGCGTCGCGTGGGGATCTGAATCTGGTGCTGGTGATCCTGATGGGGACGCTGGGGAGTGTGATCGGGACGCTGCCGCTGTATTACGTGGGGCGGGCGTTCGGTGAGGAGCGGTTGGTGGCGTGGGCAGATAAGCATGGGAAGTGGTTGACGCTGAGTGGTAAGGACATCCGGCGGGCGGACGACTGGTTTGACCGGCATGGGTCGAAGGCGGTGCTGTTCGGGCGGATGGTGCCGGGCATCCGGTCGCTGCTGAGTCTGCCTGCGGGCATGAGTGAGATGCCGATGGGGAAGTTCCTGCTGTTCAGCGCGATCGGGTCGGGCATGTGGGCGTCGTTGCTGGCGGGGGCGGGGTTCCTGCTGGGGGAGCATTACGACCGGGTGGAGGAGTACGTGGGTCCGGCGAGCCGGATCATCCTGGGCATGCTGGCGGTGGCGGCGGTGGCGTGGTTCCTGCGCCGTAAGCGCGAGCAGGAGCACGCCGAGGTGTGA
- a CDS encoding HAD-IA family hydrolase: protein MTIKAVIFDFDGTILDTETPEFTHWQALYRQHDRELHLHDWQRGIGTWDAFDPWLGLPDSVQQDRHATHERLRTDIYHTIQHSDLRPGVRAVLDAIRPAGLRLALATSSDRTWVTRWLHHHHLYDHFETLATRDDVTRVKPHPELYTLATHQLGLHPHQCLAVEDSLNGATAAAAAGLHVVVVPNDVTRTQAFLPEWGRVDGYEGGLESLLATVRD, encoded by the coding sequence ATGACCATCAAAGCCGTGATCTTCGACTTCGACGGCACCATCCTCGACACCGAAACCCCCGAATTCACCCACTGGCAAGCCCTCTACCGACAACACGACCGCGAACTCCACCTCCACGACTGGCAACGCGGCATCGGCACCTGGGACGCCTTCGACCCCTGGCTCGGCCTCCCCGACAGCGTCCAACAGGACCGCCACGCCACCCACGAGCGCCTGCGCACCGACATCTACCACACCATCCAACACAGCGACCTCCGCCCCGGCGTCCGCGCCGTCCTCGACGCCATCCGACCCGCCGGACTCCGCCTCGCCCTCGCCACCAGCAGCGACCGCACCTGGGTCACCCGCTGGCTCCACCACCACCACCTCTACGACCACTTCGAAACACTCGCCACCCGCGACGACGTCACCCGCGTCAAACCCCACCCCGAGCTCTACACCCTCGCCACCCACCAACTCGGCCTCCACCCCCACCAGTGCCTCGCCGTCGAAGACAGCCTCAACGGCGCCACCGCCGCCGCCGCCGCCGGACTCCACGTCGTCGTCGTGCCCAACGACGTCACCCGCACACAAGCCTTCCTGCCCGAATGGGGACGCGTGGACGGGTACGAGGGAGGGCTGGAATCACTGCTGGCCACCGTTCGGGACTGA
- a CDS encoding RtcB family protein, whose translation MNGKHLVKLGLEKKAIALAQTAATQRETAGLTRDDILSELRAVQQNPAAYAAGGVYAPLAAELLAQQAILDARKGSDLRPAPLPYPTWGADLIDPGAHRQMDVAMRLPISRAGALMPDAHVGYGLPIGGVLATENAVIPYGVGVDIGCSMMLSVLPIQPGALRTDEATTLLLKHTRFGAGVAFEKRDRQDHDVLHESTWQDQPILRHLYDKAATQIGTSGSGNHFAEFGTLTLPHADLGLDAGEYLAVLTHSGSRGLGAQVAGHFTALAERHHPTLAPEAKKLAWLPLDHEDGQAYWQAMNLAGRYALANHHLIHTRLARALNVTPLAQVSNSHNLAWKQTVNGQELIVHRKGATPATHGQLGLIPGSMADPGFVVRGLGHEGALHSASHGAGRQLGRKAATSTLNKKDVQAYLTGRGVTLIGGGIDEAPQAYKRIEDVIARQTDLVNVIASFQPRVVRMDTGSEDI comes from the coding sequence ATGAACGGCAAACACCTCGTGAAACTCGGCCTGGAAAAGAAAGCCATCGCCCTCGCCCAGACCGCCGCCACCCAGCGCGAAACCGCCGGACTGACCCGCGACGACATCCTGAGCGAACTGCGCGCCGTGCAGCAGAACCCCGCCGCGTACGCTGCGGGCGGCGTGTACGCCCCGCTGGCCGCCGAACTCCTCGCGCAGCAGGCCATCCTCGACGCCCGCAAGGGCAGCGACCTGCGCCCCGCACCCCTTCCCTACCCCACCTGGGGCGCGGACCTGATCGATCCCGGCGCGCACCGTCAGATGGACGTCGCCATGCGCCTGCCCATCAGCCGCGCCGGAGCCCTGATGCCCGACGCGCACGTCGGTTACGGCCTCCCCATCGGCGGGGTCCTCGCCACCGAGAACGCCGTCATCCCCTACGGCGTCGGCGTGGACATCGGCTGCTCCATGATGCTGTCCGTCCTGCCCATCCAGCCCGGCGCGCTGCGCACCGACGAGGCCACCACCCTCCTGCTCAAGCACACGCGCTTCGGCGCGGGCGTCGCCTTCGAGAAACGCGACCGCCAGGACCACGACGTCCTCCACGAAAGCACCTGGCAGGACCAGCCCATCCTGCGGCACCTGTACGACAAGGCCGCCACCCAGATCGGCACCAGCGGCAGCGGCAACCACTTCGCCGAATTCGGCACCCTCACCCTCCCCCACGCCGACCTCGGCCTCGACGCCGGCGAGTACCTCGCCGTCCTCACCCACAGCGGCAGCCGCGGCCTCGGGGCGCAGGTCGCCGGACACTTCACCGCCCTCGCCGAACGCCACCACCCAACCCTCGCCCCCGAAGCGAAAAAACTCGCGTGGCTCCCCCTCGACCACGAAGACGGACAGGCGTACTGGCAGGCCATGAACCTCGCCGGACGCTACGCCCTCGCCAACCACCACCTCATCCACACCCGCCTCGCCCGCGCCCTGAACGTCACCCCCCTCGCGCAGGTCAGCAACAGCCACAACCTCGCCTGGAAACAGACCGTCAACGGCCAGGAACTCATCGTCCACCGCAAAGGCGCCACCCCCGCCACCCACGGCCAGCTCGGCCTCATCCCCGGCAGCATGGCCGACCCCGGCTTTGTAGTCCGCGGCCTCGGCCACGAAGGCGCCCTGCACAGCGCCAGCCACGGCGCCGGACGCCAACTCGGCCGCAAAGCCGCCACCAGCACCCTCAACAAAAAAGACGTCCAGGCGTACCTCACCGGGCGCGGCGTCACCCTCATCGGCGGCGGCATCGACGAAGCCCCACAAGCCTACAAACGCATCGAGGACGTCATCGCCCGGCAGACCGACCTCGTGAACGTCATCGCCAGCTTCCAGCCTCGTGTGGTCCGCATGGACACCGGGAGTGAGGACATCTAG
- a CDS encoding deoxynucleoside kinase: MYLAISGNIGSGKSTLTRMLAGRYGLRPVYEPYAENPYLEDFYGDMRRYSFHSQVYFLSRRLEQHLNLVTGARYVIQDRTVFEDANIFARNLYESGQMEERDWATYRSLYEGVLPALRVPDLLIHIDASLPTLKRRIAQRGREYEQAIPEAYLGGLNRLYDTWVAGFDACPVVRVPGDQLDFVADPQAFEWVCQRVQANGYGLPLLR; this comes from the coding sequence ATGTACCTCGCGATCTCCGGAAACATCGGCAGCGGCAAGAGCACCCTGACCCGCATGCTCGCCGGGCGCTACGGCCTGCGCCCCGTGTACGAACCCTACGCCGAGAACCCCTACCTGGAGGACTTCTACGGCGACATGCGCCGCTACTCCTTCCACTCGCAGGTGTACTTCCTGTCGCGCCGCCTGGAGCAGCACCTGAACCTCGTGACCGGCGCCCGCTACGTCATCCAGGACCGCACGGTGTTCGAGGACGCCAACATCTTCGCGCGGAACCTCTACGAGAGCGGGCAGATGGAAGAACGCGACTGGGCCACGTACCGCAGCCTGTACGAGGGCGTGCTGCCCGCCCTGCGCGTCCCGGACCTGCTGATCCACATCGACGCCAGCCTGCCCACCCTGAAGCGGCGCATCGCGCAGCGCGGCCGCGAGTACGAACAGGCCATCCCCGAGGCGTACCTGGGCGGCCTGAACCGCCTGTACGACACCTGGGTCGCGGGTTTCGACGCCTGCCCGGTCGTGCGCGTCCCCGGCGACCAGCTGGACTTCGTGGCCGACCCGCAGGCCTTCGAATGGGTGTGTCAGCGCGTGCAGGCCAACGGCTACGGGCTGCCGCTGCTGCGCTGA
- a CDS encoding deoxynucleoside kinase: protein MYVVVEGPIGVGKTSLARRLAARHNAELNLEIVEENPFLAKFYEQPDAYSFQVQAFFLLSRFKQLSALWQPGLYRDSVVSDYLFDKDFIFASMNLRDAEFALYEDLYSHLSPRLPTPDLVVYLRADTDELLRRIALRGRPFEQDMQAAYLANLTGRYDEYFRTYPHPHLIIDAAGIDFVNNPEHEQQIMARIGDALRAGQAAD from the coding sequence ATGTACGTCGTCGTCGAAGGGCCCATCGGGGTCGGAAAAACAAGCCTCGCCCGGCGGCTCGCCGCGCGCCACAACGCCGAACTGAACCTGGAGATCGTCGAGGAGAACCCCTTCCTGGCGAAGTTCTACGAGCAGCCCGACGCGTACTCCTTCCAGGTGCAGGCGTTCTTCCTGCTGTCGCGCTTCAAGCAGCTCTCGGCGCTGTGGCAGCCGGGCCTGTACCGCGACTCGGTCGTCAGCGACTACCTGTTCGACAAGGACTTCATCTTCGCGTCCATGAACCTCCGCGACGCCGAGTTCGCGCTGTACGAGGACCTGTACTCGCACCTGTCCCCGCGCCTGCCCACCCCGGACCTCGTGGTGTACCTGCGCGCCGACACCGACGAACTGCTGCGCCGCATCGCGCTGCGCGGCCGCCCGTTCGAGCAGGACATGCAGGCCGCGTACCTCGCCAACCTCACGGGGCGGTACGACGAGTACTTCCGCACGTACCCGCACCCGCACCTGATCATCGACGCGGCCGGGATCGACTTCGTGAACAACCCCGAGCACGAACAGCAGATCATGGCCCGTATCGGGGACGCCCTGCGCGCCGGACAGGCCGCCGACTGA
- a CDS encoding SPFH domain-containing protein, translating to MNELQQAPTPTPHGGVSTRSGVASTERPAFGLPGIPVFLAWLIAAMGTAALLIAQILPLAVLALLLLTFTLVGFFIVQPNQATNLTLFGRYVGTERRNGLYWTNPLTVRKSVSLRIRNFNSERLKVNDAAGSPIEIAAVIVWRVVDSARAVFDVEDYAEFVAIQSETALRHLASQYPYDEYDGAGMSLRGNADDVAEALGLELAARLRHAGVEVLEARLSHLAYSPEIAGAMLQRQQASAIIAARSQIVQGAVGMVQMALKELSEQDIVQLDEERKAQMVSNLLVVLTSERGTQPVVNAGSLY from the coding sequence ATGAACGAACTGCAGCAGGCTCCCACCCCCACCCCCCACGGCGGCGTCTCGACCCGCAGCGGCGTCGCCAGCACCGAACGCCCCGCCTTCGGCCTGCCCGGCATCCCGGTCTTCCTGGCATGGCTGATCGCCGCGATGGGCACCGCCGCACTGCTCATCGCGCAGATCCTCCCACTGGCCGTCCTGGCCCTGCTGCTCCTGACCTTCACCCTGGTCGGCTTCTTCATCGTGCAGCCCAACCAGGCGACCAACCTCACCCTGTTCGGCCGCTACGTGGGCACCGAACGCCGCAACGGCCTGTACTGGACCAACCCCCTGACCGTCCGCAAGAGCGTCAGCCTGAGGATCCGCAACTTCAACAGTGAACGCCTGAAGGTGAACGACGCCGCCGGGAGCCCCATCGAGATCGCCGCCGTGATCGTCTGGCGGGTCGTGGACAGTGCCCGCGCCGTGTTCGACGTCGAGGACTACGCCGAGTTCGTCGCCATCCAGAGCGAGACGGCGCTGCGCCACCTCGCCAGCCAGTACCCCTACGACGAGTACGACGGCGCGGGCATGAGCCTGCGCGGCAACGCCGACGACGTCGCCGAGGCGCTGGGCCTGGAACTCGCCGCCCGCCTGCGCCACGCCGGCGTGGAGGTCCTCGAAGCGCGCCTGTCGCACCTCGCGTACTCCCCGGAAATCGCCGGGGCGATGCTGCAGCGCCAGCAGGCCAGCGCCATCATCGCCGCGCGCAGCCAGATCGTGCAGGGCGCGGTGGGCATGGTGCAGATGGCCCTGAAGGAACTCAGCGAGCAGGACATCGTGCAGCTCGACGAGGAACGCAAGGCGCAGATGGTCAGCAACCTGCTGGTCGTCCTGACCAGCGAGCGCGGGACACAACCGGTCGTGAACGCCGGTAGCCTGTACTGA
- a CDS encoding LapA family protein: MRTVVLIVVLVLLGLFAVLNTNALMFPHTLSLGFVTYTGVPMGLILLIVATLLSLVFYFWAGITGLRAQADSAKLLRDMEALRVSLDQQEGSRFAQLQTHLDERFRVLGQGSGGADVAALTARVDALQRDLNVQLAQMDDYLKTKLG, from the coding sequence ATGAGAACCGTCGTGCTGATCGTCGTGCTGGTGCTGCTGGGCCTGTTCGCCGTGCTGAACACCAACGCGCTGATGTTCCCCCACACGCTGAGCCTGGGGTTCGTCACGTACACCGGCGTGCCCATGGGCCTGATCCTGCTGATCGTGGCGACCCTCCTGAGCCTGGTCTTCTACTTCTGGGCGGGCATCACGGGCCTGCGCGCCCAGGCGGACAGCGCCAAGCTGCTGCGCGACATGGAAGCCCTGCGCGTCAGCCTCGACCAGCAGGAGGGCAGCCGCTTCGCGCAGCTGCAGACGCACCTCGACGAGCGCTTCCGGGTGCTGGGTCAGGGCAGCGGCGGCGCGGACGTCGCGGCCCTGACCGCCCGCGTGGACGCCCTGCAACGCGACCTGAACGTGCAGCTGGCGCAGATGGACGACTACCTGAAGACCAAGCTGGGCTGA
- the accD gene encoding acetyl-CoA carboxylase, carboxyltransferase subunit beta, whose amino-acid sequence MALDRFFRRRRPQQQPGTDVPDLWTQCPACKEGVYNRDLEAGAYVCPKCGHHIRLDAAQRVQVLLDEGSFTQLSGRVQPTDALNFQDTEAYTDRLRRAQKKTGRPDAILTGTGTILDVPVTLAVMDFAFSGGSMGSVVGEEIARAAEHAAAHGTPLIIVTASGGARMQESALSLMQMAKTTVALEGLTERGLPYVSLLTDPTTGGVTASFATIADVIVAEPGALIGFAGPRVIQQTIRQNLPEGFQRAEFLLEHGMVDAVVDRREQRAYLASLLGLLTRREVSA is encoded by the coding sequence ATGGCCCTTGACCGTTTTTTCCGCCGCCGTCGCCCCCAGCAGCAGCCGGGCACGGACGTGCCTGACCTGTGGACCCAGTGCCCCGCCTGCAAGGAAGGGGTGTACAACCGTGACCTGGAAGCGGGCGCCTACGTGTGCCCCAAGTGCGGGCACCACATCCGCCTCGACGCCGCTCAGCGCGTGCAGGTGCTGCTCGACGAGGGCAGTTTCACGCAGCTGTCCGGTCGGGTGCAGCCCACCGACGCCCTGAACTTCCAGGACACCGAGGCCTACACCGACCGCCTGCGCCGCGCGCAGAAGAAGACTGGCCGCCCCGACGCGATCCTGACCGGGACCGGCACCATCCTGGACGTGCCGGTCACGCTGGCCGTCATGGACTTCGCCTTCTCCGGCGGAAGCATGGGCAGCGTCGTCGGTGAGGAGATCGCCCGCGCCGCCGAGCACGCCGCCGCGCACGGCACACCCCTGATCATCGTGACCGCCAGTGGCGGCGCCCGCATGCAGGAAAGCGCGCTGTCCCTGATGCAGATGGCCAAGACCACCGTCGCCCTGGAAGGCCTGACCGAGCGGGGCCTGCCGTACGTGAGCCTGCTCACCGACCCCACCACGGGCGGCGTGACCGCCAGCTTCGCGACCATCGCCGACGTGATCGTCGCCGAGCCCGGCGCGCTGATCGGCTTCGCGGGCCCGCGCGTGATCCAGCAGACCATCCGCCAGAACCTCCCCGAGGGTTTCCAGCGCGCCGAGTTCCTGCTGGAGCATGGCATGGTGGACGCCGTCGTGGACCGCCGCGAGCAACGCGCGTACCTCGCGTCGCTGCTGGGCCTGCTGACCCGCCGGGAGGTGAGCGCGTGA
- a CDS encoding acetyl-CoA carboxylase carboxyltransferase subunit alpha, producing the protein MTAPIDTLKELEARVRDLEVTAQRTGQNLDAALTPLRAEVDRLRAAQPRVTPTRWERVQLARAQGRPTALDYVDRLCTEFTELHGDRRYGDDPALIGGPARWQGVPVMLLLQQKGRDTKSKIKRRFGSANPEGYRKAVRLMDLADKFGLPVVALVDTQGAYPGLEAEERGQGWAIAESIRRMLNLRVPVVNVVIGEGGSGGALAIGVGNRVLIQENAWYSVISPEGAASIIWKDASKAPLAAEALRLTAPDLLKLGIVEEVIPEPAGGAHQNADEAARAVGEAVTRHLRELAAQDPATLKTDRAARFRRLGAYTETP; encoded by the coding sequence GTGACCGCCCCCATCGACACCCTGAAGGAACTCGAGGCCCGCGTACGCGACCTGGAAGTCACCGCGCAGCGCACCGGGCAGAACCTCGACGCCGCCCTGACCCCCCTGCGCGCCGAGGTGGACCGCCTGCGCGCCGCGCAGCCCAGGGTCACCCCGACCCGCTGGGAACGCGTGCAGCTGGCCCGCGCGCAGGGCCGCCCCACCGCGCTGGACTACGTGGACCGCCTGTGCACCGAGTTCACCGAACTGCACGGCGACCGCCGCTACGGCGACGACCCCGCCCTGATCGGCGGCCCCGCCCGCTGGCAGGGCGTGCCCGTCATGCTGCTGCTGCAGCAGAAAGGCCGCGATACCAAGAGCAAGATCAAACGTCGCTTCGGCAGCGCCAACCCCGAGGGCTACCGCAAGGCCGTGCGCCTGATGGACCTGGCCGACAAGTTCGGGCTGCCCGTCGTGGCCCTCGTGGACACCCAGGGTGCCTACCCGGGCCTGGAAGCCGAGGAACGCGGGCAGGGCTGGGCGATCGCCGAGAGCATCCGCCGCATGCTGAACCTGCGCGTGCCCGTCGTGAACGTCGTCATCGGCGAGGGCGGCTCCGGCGGCGCGCTCGCCATCGGCGTCGGCAACCGCGTCCTGATTCAGGAGAACGCGTGGTACTCCGTGATCTCCCCGGAAGGCGCCGCGAGCATCATCTGGAAGGACGCCAGCAAGGCCCCCCTGGCCGCCGAGGCGCTGCGCCTGACCGCCCCGGACCTCCTGAAACTCGGGATCGTCGAGGAAGTCATCCCTGAACCCGCAGGCGGCGCGCACCAGAACGCCGACGAGGCTGCCCGCGCCGTCGGTGAGGCCGTCACCCGGCACCTCCGGGAGCTGGCCGCGCAGGACCCCGCCACGCTGAAGACCGACCGGGCCGCGCGCTTCCGCCGCCTGGGCGCCTACACCGAAACGCCCTGA
- a CDS encoding LysE family translocator yields MPDLPTLLAFSVAALALIVIPGPSVLYIVARSLHQGRRAGMVSALGVQTGGLVHVLAATLGVSALVLSSALLFSVLKWVGAAYLIVLGLRTLRTLRAPTPDALTVTVPDAQPLTRIYRQGAVVNALNPKTALFFHRRRSGEVQALFLRLT; encoded by the coding sequence ATGCCTGACCTGCCCACCCTGCTCGCCTTCAGCGTCGCGGCACTGGCCCTGATCGTCATTCCCGGCCCCAGCGTGCTGTACATCGTGGCGCGCAGCCTCCACCAGGGACGGCGCGCCGGGATGGTTTCCGCGCTGGGCGTGCAGACCGGCGGACTGGTGCACGTCCTGGCCGCCACGCTGGGCGTCTCCGCGCTCGTGCTGTCCAGCGCGCTGCTGTTCAGCGTCCTGAAGTGGGTGGGGGCCGCGTACCTGATCGTGCTGGGCCTGCGCACCCTGCGCACCCTGCGCGCCCCCACCCCGGACGCCCTGACCGTCACTGTGCCGGACGCTCAGCCCCTGACGCGGATCTACCGGCAGGGCGCGGTCGTGAACGCCCTGAACCCCAAGACGGCGCTGTTCTTCCACAGGCGGCGTTCAGGTGAGGTGCAGGCACTGTTCCTGCGTCTCACCTGA
- a CDS encoding HAD family hydrolase, which yields MAFHDRVEAGLADPLRQDAERLGRTLAASGVTLTEEHLGLYTRALVAATVPMPGAAELLRDLRTGGVRLALLSNAYDGPAQRSRVQACFPDVFEVVVIAGEVGALKPDPLPFRVMLDALNLPAAAGAYVGDSPEHDVRGAVAADLSAWHVHAHPRVRERALAGGAALSVAALADLPRPS from the coding sequence ATGGCCTTCCACGACCGGGTGGAGGCCGGGCTGGCCGACCCGCTGCGGCAGGACGCCGAGCGGCTGGGGCGGACGCTCGCGGCGTCCGGCGTGACCCTGACGGAGGAGCACCTGGGCCTGTACACGCGGGCGCTGGTGGCGGCGACGGTGCCCATGCCGGGCGCGGCGGAGCTGCTGCGTGACCTGCGGACAGGCGGGGTGCGGCTGGCACTCCTGTCGAACGCGTATGACGGCCCGGCGCAGCGGTCGCGGGTGCAGGCCTGCTTCCCCGACGTGTTCGAGGTGGTCGTCATCGCGGGCGAGGTGGGGGCGCTGAAACCCGATCCTCTCCCCTTCCGGGTGATGCTGGACGCCCTGAACCTCCCAGCGGCAGCAGGGGCGTACGTGGGGGACAGTCCGGAGCATGACGTGCGCGGCGCGGTCGCGGCGGACCTGAGCGCGTGGCACGTCCACGCGCACCCGCGCGTGCGCGAGCGGGCACTGGCGGGAGGCGCGGCACTCAGCGTGGCGGCGCTGGCAGACCTGCCCCGGCCCTCATAA